The Lysinibacillus pakistanensis genome includes a window with the following:
- the yidD gene encoding membrane protein insertion efficiency factor YidD, producing MKYPFIWLIKFYRKFISPMTPPSCRFYPTCSSYGLEAFQKHGAIKGFFLTITRISKCHPFHPGGFDPVPEKWPSKKN from the coding sequence ATGAAATATCCCTTTATATGGCTCATAAAGTTTTATAGAAAATTTATTTCACCAATGACGCCGCCATCCTGCCGCTTTTATCCCACATGCTCCTCATATGGGCTTGAAGCCTTTCAAAAACATGGTGCCATCAAAGGATTTTTTTTAACAATTACACGTATATCAAAATGTCATCCATTTCATCCTGGAGGCTTTGATCCAGTTCCTGAAAAATGGCCTTCGAAAAAAAATTAA
- a CDS encoding AroM family protein has translation MKSKIAIVTIGQAPRKDMAPDIQQLKDAGLHVTEFGVLDLLTSSEIAALAPAREDSDVLVTLLATGNQVKLSKRKLMPFIQKRIYELQEFTWILLMCTGDFTNSLSGKNLLLPDRMLTYLVKGMNADLTLGLIGPEPEQQMTVAEKWQKAQFNVTFAASSPYRFNEQDLLLKAKELQLHGAELLILDCMGYSTTMKNTLKDKLTIPVIVPREAVFTILKAIC, from the coding sequence GTGAAATCAAAAATCGCAATTGTAACGATTGGACAAGCACCTCGCAAGGATATGGCTCCTGATATTCAACAATTAAAAGATGCAGGTTTACATGTAACAGAATTCGGTGTCCTTGATTTACTGACTTCCTCAGAAATAGCAGCACTAGCTCCTGCTAGAGAGGATTCAGATGTTCTAGTTACTCTTCTTGCTACAGGTAATCAGGTAAAACTTAGTAAAAGGAAGCTGATGCCTTTTATCCAAAAACGGATTTATGAGCTTCAGGAATTTACATGGATTTTACTTATGTGCACAGGTGATTTCACTAACTCCTTAAGTGGTAAGAATCTTTTGCTCCCTGATCGTATGTTGACCTATTTAGTCAAAGGGATGAATGCTGATTTAACGCTTGGTTTAATCGGGCCTGAGCCTGAGCAGCAAATGACTGTGGCAGAAAAATGGCAGAAGGCTCAATTTAATGTGACCTTCGCTGCCAGCTCCCCCTATCGTTTTAATGAACAGGATTTATTATTAAAGGCTAAAGAATTGCAATTACATGGAGCTGAATTACTTATCCTAGATTGCATGGGCTACTCAACTACCATGAAAAATACACTAAAAGACAAGCTTACAATCCCTGTTATTGTACCAAGAGAAGCTGTTTTTACTATTTTAAAAGCTATATGTTAA
- the ytzI gene encoding YtzI protein, with amino-acid sequence MSLITLLVVAVIIVIIITAATIISVNRAYAFKHTIDEKPQQSFRQNDDKFN; translated from the coding sequence ATGAGTTTAATTACGCTCTTAGTTGTGGCAGTAATCATTGTCATAATAATAACGGCTGCTACAATTATCAGTGTCAACCGTGCATATGCCTTTAAACATACAATTGATGAAAAGCCGCAACAAAGCTTTAGACAAAATGATGATAAATTCAATTAG
- the menB gene encoding 1,4-dihydroxy-2-naphthoyl-CoA synthase: MTRQWTTLHTYEDIKYEFYNGIAKVTINRPEVRNAFRPKTVMEMIDAFSRARDDKNVGVIILTGEGEHAFCSGGDQKVRGHGGYVGEDEIPRLNVLDLQRLIRVIPKPVVAMVAGYAIGGGHVLHVVCDLTIAADNARFGQTGPKVGSFDAGYGSGYLARIIGHKKAREIWYLCRQYDAQQALDMGLVNTVVPYEQLEDETVQWCEEMLQMSPTALRFLKAAMNADTDGLAGLQQMAGDATLLYYTTDEAKEGRDAFKEKRQPDFGQFPRFP; the protein is encoded by the coding sequence ATGACACGTCAATGGACTACTTTACATACTTATGAAGACATTAAGTATGAATTTTATAACGGTATCGCAAAAGTTACGATTAACCGTCCAGAAGTACGCAATGCATTCCGACCAAAAACGGTAATGGAAATGATTGATGCTTTTTCACGTGCACGCGATGACAAAAATGTTGGAGTGATCATTTTAACTGGTGAAGGTGAACATGCTTTCTGCTCAGGTGGAGATCAAAAAGTTCGCGGTCATGGCGGCTATGTTGGAGAAGATGAAATCCCACGTCTAAACGTTCTTGACTTACAACGTTTAATCCGTGTAATTCCAAAACCTGTTGTGGCAATGGTTGCAGGCTATGCAATCGGTGGAGGGCATGTATTACATGTTGTCTGTGACTTAACAATTGCTGCTGACAATGCACGTTTTGGACAAACTGGACCAAAAGTTGGTTCCTTTGATGCTGGTTATGGCTCAGGCTATCTTGCACGTATTATTGGTCATAAAAAGGCACGTGAAATTTGGTATTTATGTCGTCAATATGATGCACAGCAAGCACTTGATATGGGATTAGTAAACACAGTTGTTCCTTATGAGCAATTAGAGGACGAAACTGTACAATGGTGTGAAGAAATGCTACAAATGTCACCGACTGCTCTACGCTTCCTAAAAGCAGCTATGAATGCAGATACAGACGGTTTAGCAGGTCTTCAACAAATGGCTGGCGATGCTACGCTTCTTTATTACACAACGGATGAAGCAAAAGAAGGTCGTGACGCATTTAAAGAGAAGCGCCAACCTGACTTCGGTCAATTCCCAAGATTCCCTTGA
- the menH gene encoding 2-succinyl-6-hydroxy-2,4-cyclohexadiene-1-carboxylate synthase → MAKLMIRGLETYVEIWNERAQQTLVALHGFTGSTATWRNLAKALPHIRVIAIDCIGHGQTAVPEEISRFSMDEQIQDLEEVISQLRLEQFTLLGYSMGGRIALSYAIAYPERIKRLILESASPGLRTSQERSERCVRDNELAEKIIHNGLQSFVNAWENIPLFESQKSLPENVRQMIRTERLSQKVEGLTGSLRGIGTGNQPSNWMSLAQLEFPVLLITGTLDEKFCKIAQEMKALLKNVKHTTVNNAGHAIHVENPAEFATIIEEYLT, encoded by the coding sequence ATGGCAAAGCTAATGATTCGAGGACTTGAAACATATGTTGAAATCTGGAACGAGAGAGCACAGCAAACGCTTGTCGCCCTACATGGTTTTACAGGTAGTACGGCTACATGGCGAAATTTGGCGAAAGCTCTGCCACATATACGAGTGATAGCGATCGATTGTATTGGACATGGTCAAACAGCAGTACCAGAGGAAATCAGTCGTTTCTCCATGGATGAGCAAATTCAAGATTTAGAGGAAGTAATTAGCCAGCTACGGCTAGAGCAATTTACACTGTTAGGCTACTCAATGGGAGGGAGGATCGCATTATCTTATGCAATCGCCTACCCTGAGCGAATCAAAAGGCTTATCTTAGAAAGTGCTTCTCCAGGCTTACGAACTTCACAAGAGCGTTCTGAACGCTGTGTGAGAGATAACGAACTAGCTGAAAAAATAATTCACAATGGATTACAATCATTCGTCAATGCATGGGAGAACATCCCTTTGTTTGAATCCCAAAAATCTTTACCAGAAAATGTGAGACAAATGATTAGGACAGAACGCCTTTCTCAGAAGGTGGAGGGCTTGACTGGAAGCTTACGTGGTATAGGAACGGGTAATCAGCCATCAAATTGGATGTCATTAGCACAGCTTGAATTTCCTGTCCTTTTAATAACGGGCACTCTCGATGAGAAGTTTTGTAAAATTGCACAAGAAATGAAAGCGTTATTAAAAAATGTTAAGCATACGACAGTAAATAACGCTGGACATGCAATTCATGTGGAAAATCCCGCTGAGTTTGCTACAATAATAGAGGAGTATTTAACGTAA
- the menD gene encoding 2-succinyl-5-enolpyruvyl-6-hydroxy-3-cyclohexene-1-carboxylic-acid synthase, whose product MNEREILTEYVYQMVAALVQAGVENVVVSPGSRSTPLAYAFASTKQLHMYRQVDERSAAFFALGIAKATVKPVVLLCTSGTAAANYFPAIVEASYARVPLIVITADRPHELREVGAPQAINQPNLYGSHVKWSVDFPLADNAAPTLPFIERHIARAVAIATSAPFGPVHINVPFREPLLIDFRDELPETAFKQSRMAQLMPSKIAQQELSSILRASERGFVIIGELPLGTDLTIMWDFVRQLKWPVIVESLSNMRTSVPEDCLPYIITTYDAIMKSDEFKALVKPDTVLRFGAQPVSKFIMQFITNSQPTAYIVVDEDPMFRDASGVSTHFIHAELGEWLTNLDISDTALDAQYLAEWQDANDIALEYIEHYSEAAVDEGAMVSRLLRFIPNGSDIFVSSSMPVRDIDTFLMATPKDIRIIANRGTNGIDGVVSTAMGFSQGNNRETYLLIGDLAFLHDINGLIASRYQECNLTIIVMNNDGGGIFSYLPQSTVEAHYEDLFGTPTALEFNDIAQMYEMDYIRVEDISELSEKFTTVKTRSLRLLEIFTDREENVYAHRALWNRINAGLKAWQS is encoded by the coding sequence ATGAATGAAAGGGAGATTTTAACAGAATACGTTTATCAAATGGTGGCAGCTCTTGTACAAGCTGGTGTAGAGAATGTTGTAGTTAGTCCAGGTTCTCGCTCAACACCCTTGGCTTATGCCTTTGCTTCAACGAAACAGCTTCATATGTATCGCCAGGTAGATGAACGATCTGCTGCCTTTTTCGCATTGGGAATTGCAAAGGCTACAGTAAAGCCTGTAGTACTATTATGTACATCTGGAACAGCTGCGGCAAACTATTTTCCGGCCATTGTGGAAGCGAGTTATGCCCGTGTACCACTAATTGTTATTACGGCAGATCGTCCACATGAATTACGAGAGGTAGGGGCACCACAGGCGATAAATCAGCCAAATTTATATGGTTCACATGTCAAATGGAGTGTAGATTTCCCATTAGCGGATAATGCTGCACCAACATTACCGTTTATCGAGCGCCATATCGCACGAGCAGTAGCCATTGCTACAAGTGCACCATTTGGACCAGTGCATATTAATGTCCCATTCCGGGAGCCGTTATTAATTGATTTTCGAGATGAGTTACCAGAAACAGCATTTAAACAAAGTAGGATGGCTCAGTTAATGCCTTCAAAGATAGCTCAGCAGGAATTATCCTCGATTTTACGAGCATCCGAACGAGGCTTTGTTATTATTGGGGAGCTGCCACTCGGCACAGATTTAACAATTATGTGGGATTTTGTTCGCCAGTTAAAATGGCCAGTTATCGTCGAGAGTCTATCAAATATGCGTACTTCAGTACCAGAGGATTGTTTACCTTATATTATAACAACTTATGATGCTATTATGAAGAGCGATGAGTTTAAAGCGCTGGTTAAACCTGATACAGTGCTTCGCTTCGGTGCACAGCCTGTTTCTAAATTTATCATGCAGTTTATTACAAATTCCCAGCCAACCGCTTATATTGTAGTTGATGAAGATCCGATGTTCCGGGACGCTTCTGGTGTATCTACTCATTTTATTCATGCGGAGTTAGGAGAATGGCTGACGAATTTAGACATCTCTGATACAGCACTAGATGCACAATATTTAGCTGAATGGCAGGATGCTAATGATATAGCGCTTGAATATATTGAGCACTATTCCGAAGCTGCTGTAGATGAGGGAGCAATGGTAAGCCGATTATTAAGGTTTATTCCAAATGGTAGTGATATTTTTGTGAGCAGTAGTATGCCTGTGCGTGATATTGATACGTTTTTAATGGCAACACCAAAAGATATTCGTATCATTGCAAATCGAGGAACAAATGGTATTGATGGTGTCGTGTCAACGGCAATGGGATTTAGTCAGGGGAATAACCGTGAAACCTACTTACTTATTGGTGATTTAGCCTTTTTACATGATATCAATGGTCTTATCGCATCAAGGTACCAAGAGTGTAATCTAACCATTATCGTGATGAACAATGATGGTGGCGGTATTTTCTCTTATTTACCACAATCCACTGTAGAAGCACATTATGAAGATTTATTTGGTACACCAACTGCCCTTGAATTCAATGATATTGCTCAGATGTATGAGATGGACTATATCCGTGTAGAAGATATTTCGGAGCTTTCTGAGAAGTTTACAACAGTAAAAACACGTTCATTGCGTTTGCTTGAAATTTTCACAGATAGAGAAGAAAATGTTTATGCGCATCGGGCACTTTGGAATCGCATTAATGCGGGGTTAAAAGCATGGCAAAGCTAA
- a CDS encoding o-succinylbenzoate--CoA ligase, translated as MYPNWILQRAYLTPLRNALTYKEQTWTFQQLNELSIQRARQLTALGIKQGDRIAIMGPSKPELVIMIYACMHLQCEMVMLNRRLSQAEIAYQLEDSEAVVILIADEDIEKLPSHASHLLFSAIEKGTEASIVISKEWSLHQTTSIMYTSGTTGFPKGVRQTVGNHQASATSSVLNIGLQADDTWLCAVPLFHISGFSILVRSLLYGNKVHLYDYFDVEAISQNIINGDVTHMSVVAVTLERILHTLEQRSAQASSRFKLMLAGGGPVPVDYLKRAKALHLAVAQTYGMTETSSQTATLASEDAMSKIGSAGKPLFFNQIRIAEPNLSGEGEICIRGPHVTPGYIGRFAQKSATVDGWLYTGDIGYLDDEGYLFVIDRRADLIISGGENIYPAEIENVLLTHPAVKEAGVCGIDDEKWGQVPIAFVVLKEQIQIDQILAFCQKFLARYKIPKKIIITDKLPRNGANKLLRRKLKQ; from the coding sequence ATGTATCCAAATTGGATTTTACAGCGAGCGTATTTAACACCATTGCGAAACGCTTTAACATATAAAGAACAAACATGGACATTTCAACAATTAAATGAATTATCAATTCAGCGTGCCAGACAACTTACAGCCCTTGGTATCAAGCAAGGAGACCGTATTGCGATAATGGGACCAAGCAAGCCGGAACTTGTCATTATGATCTATGCATGTATGCATTTACAGTGTGAAATGGTCATGCTAAATCGTAGGCTATCTCAGGCTGAAATAGCCTATCAGCTAGAGGATTCCGAGGCCGTGGTTATTTTAATTGCAGACGAAGATATTGAAAAACTACCTTCACATGCATCTCACCTTTTATTTTCTGCTATCGAAAAAGGGACTGAAGCCTCTATCGTGATTTCAAAAGAATGGTCCTTACATCAAACAACATCTATTATGTATACATCGGGTACAACAGGCTTTCCAAAGGGGGTTCGTCAAACGGTTGGCAATCATCAAGCAAGTGCAACATCTTCTGTCCTTAATATAGGTTTGCAAGCTGATGATACTTGGTTATGTGCGGTGCCCTTATTCCATATTAGTGGTTTTTCTATTTTAGTGCGCTCACTTTTGTATGGCAATAAAGTTCATTTATATGATTATTTTGATGTTGAGGCTATTTCACAAAATATTATCAATGGCGATGTCACACATATGTCAGTGGTCGCTGTAACCTTAGAAAGAATTCTACATACACTTGAGCAGCGAAGTGCGCAAGCCTCATCACGATTTAAACTGATGTTAGCAGGAGGTGGACCTGTACCAGTTGATTATTTAAAGAGAGCCAAAGCATTACATTTGGCAGTAGCTCAAACGTATGGCATGACAGAAACCTCATCACAGACAGCAACCTTAGCAAGCGAGGATGCGATGTCTAAAATAGGTTCAGCTGGAAAGCCTTTATTTTTTAATCAAATTCGAATTGCTGAGCCGAATTTAAGTGGTGAAGGCGAAATTTGCATACGTGGCCCACATGTTACCCCAGGCTATATTGGCCGTTTTGCACAAAAAAGTGCAACTGTTGATGGCTGGCTATATACAGGAGATATTGGTTATTTGGATGATGAGGGGTATTTATTTGTCATTGATCGTCGGGCAGATTTAATTATCTCTGGTGGTGAAAATATTTATCCTGCTGAAATTGAAAACGTACTTCTTACACATCCTGCGGTGAAGGAAGCGGGCGTCTGTGGTATTGATGATGAGAAGTGGGGACAGGTTCCAATTGCCTTTGTTGTTTTAAAAGAGCAAATACAGATCGATCAAATATTAGCATTTTGTCAAAAATTCCTTGCTAGATATAAAATACCAAAAAAAATTATTATTACAGATAAACTTCCTCGTAATGGTGCGAATAAACTACTACGCAGAAAGTTAAAGCAATAA
- a CDS encoding metal ABC transporter solute-binding protein, Zn/Mn family, which produces MKKALLLFLVTVLALFTAACGDKSSTTFPKQSESKEKMTIYTTVYPLSYFTQRIGGDFVEVSSIYPAGANEHTFEPTQKDMMKLADADLFFYVGLGLEGFVENAKKTLAKEDVTMIATADHVSDEKLAISTGHTHADEEDHDHAVTEEEHSHSEDEHEHDDHDHGNVDPHVWLSPIISQDLALSIKDTLIEKMPEQEATFTANYEALVKELQELDQSFKAMAEKAPEKTFFVSHAAFGYIAGQYGLTQMPIAGLNSQNEPSQKELTAIVDKANDLHIHYILFEQNVSSKLAEVIQKEVGAKSLVLHNLSILTADDVKNKETYFTLMDKNIQTLKTALSTEK; this is translated from the coding sequence ATGAAAAAAGCACTTTTATTGTTTTTAGTTACTGTTCTTGCTTTATTCACTGCGGCCTGTGGGGATAAATCATCAACAACATTCCCCAAACAATCAGAGAGTAAAGAGAAAATGACTATTTATACAACGGTTTATCCTTTAAGTTATTTTACTCAACGAATTGGTGGCGATTTTGTTGAGGTATCCTCTATCTATCCGGCTGGTGCCAATGAGCACACATTTGAGCCAACTCAAAAAGATATGATGAAGCTAGCAGATGCTGATCTATTTTTCTATGTTGGTTTAGGATTAGAAGGCTTTGTTGAAAATGCCAAAAAAACGCTTGCTAAAGAAGACGTAACTATGATTGCCACTGCCGATCATGTTTCAGATGAAAAATTAGCGATTAGCACTGGCCACACACATGCTGATGAAGAAGATCATGATCATGCTGTAACGGAAGAAGAGCACAGTCATTCTGAGGATGAACATGAACATGACGATCATGATCACGGAAATGTAGATCCTCATGTTTGGCTATCCCCTATTATCAGTCAGGATTTAGCCCTTTCCATTAAAGATACTTTAATTGAAAAAATGCCAGAACAAGAAGCTACATTTACAGCAAATTATGAAGCATTAGTGAAGGAACTACAGGAATTAGATCAATCCTTTAAAGCGATGGCTGAAAAAGCACCAGAAAAGACTTTCTTCGTATCCCACGCTGCCTTTGGCTATATTGCAGGTCAATATGGCTTAACGCAAATGCCAATCGCCGGTCTGAATTCACAAAATGAACCATCTCAAAAAGAGCTTACAGCGATTGTCGATAAAGCAAATGATCTACACATTCATTACATTTTATTTGAACAAAACGTTTCCTCTAAATTAGCTGAGGTTATCCAAAAAGAAGTGGGTGCAAAATCCCTTGTCTTGCATAATCTAAGTATTTTAACTGCAGATGATGTTAAAAATAAAGAAACTTACTTTACACTGATGGATAAAAATATACAAACATTAAAAACAGCTCTAAGTACAGAAAAATAA
- a CDS encoding transposase, protein MDRQRVYFSLADKMYYTNPQAGPWNFELNIDRQALDVFERIFQQMQLLEISNAWRAQLPYLQYHLDRENDEIDLRLMKIYALIHEYGDEDTKAFVEQLPYFNKRV, encoded by the coding sequence ATGGATCGCCAGCGAGTATATTTTTCACTAGCCGATAAAATGTATTATACAAACCCGCAAGCAGGACCGTGGAATTTTGAGCTTAATATAGATCGACAAGCATTGGATGTTTTTGAAAGAATCTTTCAGCAAATGCAACTGCTTGAAATTTCCAATGCTTGGCGTGCACAATTACCTTATTTGCAATATCACTTAGATCGAGAAAATGATGAAATAGATTTACGATTAATGAAAATTTATGCGCTTATTCATGAATATGGGGATGAGGACACGAAGGCCTTTGTGGAACAGCTTCCTTACTTTAATAAACGTGTATAA
- a CDS encoding isochorismate synthase, giving the protein MQQKWYQATEVEVDSLGQSLHFYMETIEVSRLSALAFFAAGEGNYKGERFYWQNREKTMTLVGLGHAYTIQNNAKNDRYDAVEAEWKNLTRNCMKGQGELQPILFGGFTFDPQNNVDGEWTNFPEAYFALATYQLVIRDDKAYVSIHLITKKEQAEDQFEALRKERDYLIHAAQVKEVKTYSKPEITSYYEPYKDPYLASIDQVTALIKQKKADKVVIARSLALQFKEQVSSPQVLSQIIHEQPESYLFGLERQDLLFFGASPERLVKVENGRAFSSCIAGSIKRGKTAEEDEAYGQSLLNDPKNGGEHQYVVDMIADTFRRNCVDMRIPDNPRLLKIRDIQHLYTPVEGQLNSEATILQLTKSLHPTPALGGVPRTEAMAAIRKYEPMNRGLYAGPIGWVDAEGNGEFAVAIRSAALLKDKAYLYAGGGIVADSEPQSEYEETLVKFRPMLRALGGHLNE; this is encoded by the coding sequence ATGCAACAGAAGTGGTACCAAGCCACAGAAGTAGAAGTGGACTCTTTGGGCCAAAGCCTTCATTTTTATATGGAAACAATTGAAGTTAGTCGCTTATCTGCGCTAGCATTTTTTGCAGCAGGCGAGGGTAATTATAAAGGTGAACGATTTTATTGGCAAAATAGAGAAAAAACAATGACATTAGTAGGGCTAGGACATGCCTATACGATTCAGAATAACGCCAAAAATGATCGCTATGATGCTGTAGAAGCAGAATGGAAAAACTTAACAAGGAACTGTATGAAGGGGCAGGGCGAGCTACAGCCAATTTTGTTTGGTGGCTTTACATTTGATCCGCAAAATAATGTAGATGGAGAATGGACCAACTTTCCAGAGGCTTATTTTGCACTTGCCACATATCAGCTTGTTATTCGAGATGACAAAGCCTATGTCAGCATTCATCTCATTACAAAGAAAGAGCAGGCAGAGGATCAATTTGAAGCGTTACGTAAAGAGAGAGATTACCTAATTCATGCTGCTCAGGTAAAAGAAGTGAAAACGTATTCAAAGCCTGAAATCACAAGTTATTACGAACCTTATAAGGATCCGTATCTTGCATCCATTGACCAAGTGACAGCACTGATTAAACAAAAAAAGGCAGATAAAGTGGTGATCGCACGTTCCCTTGCATTGCAATTCAAAGAGCAAGTTTCTTCACCTCAAGTACTGTCACAGATTATTCATGAACAACCTGAGAGTTATTTATTTGGTTTAGAGCGTCAGGATTTATTGTTTTTTGGTGCGTCACCTGAACGACTTGTAAAGGTAGAAAATGGACGTGCCTTTTCATCTTGTATTGCTGGCTCCATCAAAAGGGGAAAGACAGCAGAAGAAGATGAAGCTTATGGTCAAAGCCTATTAAATGACCCGAAAAATGGGGGCGAGCATCAATATGTGGTAGACATGATTGCGGACACATTCCGTAGAAATTGTGTTGATATGAGGATACCTGATAACCCTCGCCTCTTAAAAATAAGGGATATACAACATCTATACACACCCGTTGAAGGGCAGTTAAATAGTGAGGCTACGATTTTACAGCTGACAAAATCCTTACATCCTACCCCTGCTCTAGGCGGTGTTCCCAGAACGGAGGCGATGGCAGCGATACGTAAGTATGAGCCTATGAATCGAGGCCTTTATGCTGGACCGATTGGTTGGGTAGATGCGGAAGGCAACGGGGAATTTGCAGTAGCCATACGTTCGGCTGCTTTACTGAAAGATAAAGCTTACTTATACGCTGGTGGCGGAATAGTTGCTGATTCAGAGCCACAATCTGAATATGAGGAAACATTAGTGAAATTCCGCCCAATGCTACGTGCGTTAGGAGGACATTTAAATGAATGA
- a CDS encoding transglutaminase domain-containing protein: MRKYIYNAVIIVFVLQMSHVQVFANYEHKKMATANSIETLQNLIQYEVMQLSTNFDIRYSGDISNIKDELSDLIKQAIKDPYIYANISSFKWKYDGYANNIVISFEFTYHITPAEEAFVEQTLKNIIAPMYGLTELQKLQAAHDFIVLSAEYSKETIGSQYSPYTLLTENKGVCQAYALVLYRMLEMLDFEVQYVPGNVGEQLHAWVLVKLQNDWYHIDVTWDDPLPDRKGEVRYQYFLVSDRQLAQDHSWDYASFPAAKSEAYVDLQRTSKVEELPRQILNNDFSLNKGKIVIDNNQNPLKSLLIKPTNLKMTKENEETIQILLQDVGLSILIEDSILLMKNWQKKTYEAVNTTESWLTSIDRIEKRMPQEKYVILKEVSHKILGAPPSSFIFLYLELFLMFVYFYPSV; encoded by the coding sequence ATGAGAAAATATATATATAATGCTGTCATTATAGTATTTGTTCTACAAATGAGTCATGTGCAAGTATTCGCAAACTATGAACATAAAAAAATGGCAACAGCTAATTCAATAGAAACACTACAAAATCTCATTCAATACGAAGTCATGCAGTTATCTACTAATTTTGACATTCGATATAGTGGTGACATATCAAACATTAAAGATGAACTATCTGATCTTATCAAACAAGCAATCAAAGATCCGTATATATATGCCAATATTTCTAGTTTTAAATGGAAGTATGATGGCTATGCCAATAATATTGTCATTAGCTTTGAGTTTACGTATCATATTACACCTGCAGAAGAAGCATTTGTTGAACAGACTTTAAAAAATATTATTGCGCCTATGTATGGATTAACTGAATTGCAGAAGTTACAGGCTGCACATGATTTTATTGTTTTATCTGCCGAGTATTCAAAGGAAACAATCGGAAGTCAATATTCTCCCTATACATTATTAACGGAAAATAAGGGAGTATGTCAGGCGTATGCACTTGTACTTTATCGGATGTTAGAGATGTTAGACTTTGAGGTGCAATACGTACCAGGTAACGTTGGGGAACAGCTACATGCCTGGGTTTTAGTGAAGCTCCAAAATGACTGGTATCATATCGATGTGACATGGGATGACCCATTGCCCGATCGCAAAGGCGAGGTGCGTTACCAATATTTTTTAGTTTCTGATCGCCAACTAGCACAGGATCACTCGTGGGATTATGCTAGTTTTCCAGCAGCTAAAAGTGAAGCTTATGTTGATTTGCAACGCACCAGTAAGGTGGAGGAACTACCAAGACAAATACTAAATAATGATTTCTCTCTTAATAAGGGGAAAATTGTAATCGATAATAATCAAAATCCTTTAAAAAGCTTGCTAATAAAGCCCACGAATTTAAAAATGACCAAGGAAAATGAGGAAACAATTCAGATACTTCTTCAAGACGTAGGGCTATCCATTCTTATTGAAGACAGTATCTTGCTGATGAAGAATTGGCAAAAGAAAACCTATGAAGCTGTTAACACAACAGAGAGCTGGCTAACAAGTATTGATAGAATTGAAAAACGAATGCCACAAGAAAAATACGTCATACTAAAGGAGGTGTCCCATAAGATTTTAGGGGCACCTCCTTCCTCATTTATTTTTCTGTACTTAGAGCTGTTTTTAATGTTTGTATATTTTTATCCATCAGTGTAA